Proteins from a genomic interval of Lysobacter arenosi:
- the parE gene encoding DNA topoisomerase IV subunit B, giving the protein MSSRYNAADIEVLSGLDPVKRRPGMYTDTTRPNHLAQEVIDNAVDEALAGHARFIDVTLHSDGSCSVGDDGRGMPVDIHPEEKIPGVELILTRLHAGGKFSNKNYTFSGGLHGVGVSVVNALSTLVDVRIKRDGNEYRMTFKDGDRATPLEVIGTVGKKNTGTRVHFWPDPKYFDTPKFNLRSLRHLLRAKAVLCPGLTVRLHDEASDERNEWYYEDGLRDYLRGELADRELLPPDLFVGKLTKDTETADWAVAWVPEGELVQESYVNLIPTAQHGTHVNGLRTGFTDALREFCDFRNLLPRGVKLAPEDVWDRVAFVLSIKMTDPQFSGQTKERLSSRQAAGFVEGAAHDAFSLWLNQHTEMGERIAQLAIERASARLKTEKQVVRKKVTQGPALPGKLADCSSQDLSRTELFLVEGDSAGGSARQARDKDFQAILPLRGKILNTWEVASGSVLASQEVHDLAVAIGCDPGKDDLSGLRYGKVIILADADSDGLHIATLLTALFLKHFPSLVSAGHVFVAMPPLFRVDVGKQVFYALDEEEKRILLEKIEREKGDRKKGFSGQVNTTRFKGLGEMNPSQLRESTIHPDTRRLVQLTVDDNTETHSLMDMLLAKKRAGDRKQWLETKGDLATLEV; this is encoded by the coding sequence TTCATCGACGTCACCCTGCACAGCGACGGCAGCTGCTCGGTCGGCGACGACGGACGCGGCATGCCGGTGGACATCCACCCCGAGGAGAAGATCCCGGGCGTGGAACTGATCCTCACGCGCCTGCACGCCGGCGGCAAGTTCAGCAACAAGAACTACACCTTCTCCGGCGGCCTGCACGGCGTCGGCGTCAGCGTGGTCAATGCCCTGTCGACCCTGGTCGACGTGCGCATCAAGCGCGACGGCAACGAATACCGCATGACCTTCAAGGATGGCGACCGCGCCACGCCGCTGGAAGTGATCGGCACCGTCGGCAAGAAGAACACCGGCACGCGCGTGCACTTCTGGCCCGACCCGAAGTACTTCGACACGCCCAAGTTCAACCTGCGCTCGCTGCGCCACCTGCTGCGCGCCAAGGCCGTGCTGTGCCCGGGCCTGACGGTCCGCCTGCACGACGAAGCCAGCGACGAGCGCAACGAGTGGTACTACGAGGACGGCCTGCGCGATTACCTGCGCGGTGAACTGGCCGATCGCGAGCTGCTGCCGCCGGACCTGTTCGTCGGCAAGCTGACCAAGGACACCGAGACCGCCGACTGGGCGGTGGCGTGGGTCCCGGAAGGCGAGCTGGTGCAGGAGAGCTACGTCAACCTGATCCCGACCGCGCAGCACGGCACCCATGTCAACGGCCTGCGCACCGGCTTCACCGATGCGCTGCGCGAGTTCTGCGACTTCCGCAACCTGCTGCCGCGCGGCGTCAAGCTGGCGCCGGAAGACGTCTGGGACCGCGTCGCCTTCGTGCTCAGCATCAAGATGACCGACCCGCAGTTCAGCGGCCAGACCAAGGAGCGGCTGTCGTCGCGCCAGGCCGCCGGCTTCGTCGAGGGCGCCGCGCACGACGCGTTCTCTCTGTGGCTCAACCAGCACACCGAGATGGGCGAGCGGATCGCGCAGCTGGCGATCGAACGCGCCAGCGCGCGCCTCAAGACCGAGAAGCAGGTCGTCCGCAAGAAGGTCACCCAGGGACCCGCCCTGCCCGGCAAGCTGGCCGACTGCAGCAGCCAGGATCTGTCGCGTACCGAACTGTTCCTGGTCGAGGGCGACTCGGCAGGCGGCAGTGCGCGCCAGGCCCGTGACAAGGACTTCCAGGCGATCCTGCCGCTGCGCGGCAAGATCCTCAACACCTGGGAAGTCGCCTCCGGCAGCGTGCTGGCCTCGCAGGAAGTCCATGACCTCGCCGTTGCGATCGGTTGCGACCCGGGCAAGGACGACCTGTCGGGCCTGCGCTACGGCAAGGTCATCATCCTCGCCGACGCCGACTCCGACGGCCTGCACATCGCCACCCTGCTGACGGCGCTGTTCCTCAAGCATTTCCCGTCGCTGGTTTCGGCCGGGCACGTGTTCGTGGCGATGCCGCCGCTGTTCCGCGTCGACGTGGGCAAGCAGGTGTTCTATGCGCTCGACGAGGAAGAAAAGCGGATCCTGCTGGAGAAGATCGAGCGCGAGAAGGGCGACCGCAAGAAGGGCTTCAGCGGCCAGGTCAACACGACCCGCTTCAAGGGCCTGGGCGAGATGAATCCCTCGCAGTTGCGCGAGTCGACCATCCATCCAGACACGCGCCGCCTGGTCCAGCTGACCGTCGACGACAACACCGAAACCCACTCGCTGATGGACATGCTGCTGGCCAAGAAGCGCGCCGGCGACCGCAAGCAGTGGCTGGAAACCAAGGGCGACCTGGCGACGCTGGAGGTCTGA
- a CDS encoding PQQ-binding-like beta-propeller repeat protein, whose protein sequence is MTVAISSAPVAQNIDYGDAFSMSLDGTWSGSNLGASAVYLQVADSGGTFSTPAVQAAPANGTFHFALDTIANVQAGDRTGTLTVRACMDQACAQQYTNASASLGYRLQVAAVGEWETIQRDATHNAYVPVRLDPTRFAKAWEWTFPKEATAADSYILRPVTGPGAVYVVGGNLDINEDTYGVSVFALDESSGAVKWTTPVPENNASAPAAAGGLIYIPTYNSSTHFLALDANNGSVRFNYTQALPSQQFIAPTIFAGTAYFIAGMNGNEIHAANANTGARQWAQPRIGHVPTTPAVDQSFAYYFGSGALNIVDRLTGGPVASLADPSSDGNDQPTTTVSVLGSRSNVIVNSYKANSYPLTSFNVVSRTREWSTQASYRSLFAAAPGVIYAIRRGGTTVPVMHAIDEATGNVVGTWSPPASDAQEYSTANVVATKNLVIVSTASFARPGYTYAVDRATMQTVWSYPESSSAVISANGTLYLLAGDPQFAFTRLIAFKTR, encoded by the coding sequence GTGACAGTCGCGATCAGTTCGGCGCCGGTGGCGCAGAACATCGACTACGGCGACGCCTTCAGCATGTCGCTGGACGGCACGTGGAGCGGCAGCAACCTGGGCGCGTCGGCCGTATACCTGCAGGTCGCCGACAGCGGCGGCACGTTCTCGACGCCAGCGGTGCAGGCAGCGCCTGCAAACGGCACGTTCCACTTTGCGCTGGACACGATCGCCAACGTCCAGGCCGGTGACCGCACCGGCACGCTGACGGTTCGCGCGTGCATGGACCAGGCATGTGCGCAGCAGTACACCAACGCGTCGGCGAGCCTCGGCTACCGGTTGCAGGTAGCCGCGGTGGGCGAATGGGAGACCATCCAGCGCGACGCCACGCACAATGCCTACGTACCGGTCAGGCTGGACCCGACGCGCTTTGCCAAGGCCTGGGAATGGACCTTCCCCAAAGAGGCAACGGCCGCGGACTCTTACATCCTGAGGCCGGTAACGGGTCCGGGCGCCGTGTATGTCGTCGGCGGCAACCTCGACATCAACGAAGATACTTATGGGGTCTCGGTGTTCGCGCTGGATGAAAGCAGCGGCGCAGTGAAATGGACCACGCCGGTGCCCGAGAACAATGCATCGGCACCCGCCGCTGCGGGCGGCTTGATCTACATCCCGACGTACAACAGCAGCACCCACTTCCTCGCCCTCGACGCCAACAACGGCAGTGTGCGCTTCAATTACACACAAGCTCTGCCGTCTCAGCAGTTCATCGCCCCGACAATCTTCGCAGGCACTGCCTACTTCATCGCAGGCATGAACGGCAACGAGATCCACGCCGCCAATGCGAATACCGGGGCGCGGCAGTGGGCGCAACCCCGCATCGGCCACGTGCCCACCACACCAGCGGTGGACCAGAGTTTCGCGTACTACTTCGGAAGCGGCGCGCTGAACATCGTGGATCGCCTCACGGGCGGCCCCGTTGCCTCGCTTGCGGACCCGTCTTCGGACGGTAACGACCAACCCACCACCACGGTATCGGTACTGGGTTCCCGCAGCAACGTGATCGTGAATTCGTACAAAGCAAACTCGTACCCACTAACCAGCTTCAACGTTGTTTCCCGCACCCGGGAGTGGTCCACCCAAGCCTCCTATCGCTCGCTGTTTGCGGCGGCTCCCGGCGTGATCTATGCAATCCGCCGTGGAGGAACCACGGTACCGGTGATGCATGCAATCGATGAGGCCACGGGCAACGTCGTGGGCACCTGGAGTCCGCCGGCCAGCGATGCGCAGGAGTACTCCACCGCCAACGTCGTCGCCACAAAAAACCTGGTGATCGTCAGCACGGCCTCGTTCGCAAGGCCGGGGTACACGTATGCGGTCGACAGGGCCACCATGCAGACCGTGTGGAGTTATCCGGAGTCCAGCAGCGCGGTGATCTCGGCCAATGGCACGTTGTACCTGCTCGCCGGGGACCCGCAGTTTGCGTTCACGCGGCTCATCGCGTTCAAGACGCGTTGA
- a CDS encoding winged helix-turn-helix domain-containing protein, with translation MTGAVTVLAPAQARALHLAAQGLAARPRARARKADLLAAIARMQLLQIDTIHVVARSPYLVLFSRVGAYPADWLDELLAQRAIFETWAHEACFAPVGDYTLLRSAIAHREHHWAIRNARHRHAEHGAEIAQLLAHVRERGAVKAADFEREAGSGSGGGWWQWKNEKLWLEASFALGELMVSRRENFHRVYDLAERVIGEVQTDWNSAAVPTALARRELLLKSVRALGITQARWIADYYRLRPRLRDADLDDLVEEGALLRVEVRGWTAPGYVHPDLAPQLERAASGRLRATHATLLSPFDPVVWDRERASEFFGFDYTLECYTPEPKRRYGYFVLPILVGGRLVGRLDAKAHRREGVFEVKALYLEEGIVADEALAQSVARAIDDCARWHATPRVTLGRCRPAAFARPLKTQLAAMR, from the coding sequence GTGACCGGCGCCGTCACGGTGCTGGCGCCGGCACAGGCGCGCGCGCTGCACCTGGCCGCGCAGGGACTGGCTGCGCGCCCGCGCGCGCGGGCGCGCAAGGCCGACCTGCTCGCGGCGATCGCGCGCATGCAGCTGCTGCAGATCGACACCATCCACGTCGTAGCGCGCAGCCCGTACCTGGTGCTGTTTTCGCGCGTCGGCGCGTATCCCGCCGACTGGCTTGACGAACTGCTGGCGCAACGCGCCATCTTCGAGACCTGGGCGCACGAGGCCTGTTTCGCCCCGGTCGGCGACTACACGCTGCTGCGCAGCGCGATCGCGCATCGCGAACATCATTGGGCGATCCGCAACGCCCGCCACCGCCATGCCGAGCACGGTGCCGAGATTGCACAGCTGCTCGCCCACGTGCGCGAGCGCGGCGCGGTCAAGGCGGCCGACTTCGAGCGCGAGGCCGGCAGCGGCAGCGGCGGCGGCTGGTGGCAATGGAAGAACGAAAAGCTGTGGCTGGAAGCCTCGTTTGCCCTCGGCGAGTTGATGGTCAGCCGGCGCGAGAACTTCCACCGCGTCTACGACCTCGCCGAACGCGTGATCGGTGAGGTGCAGACCGACTGGAACAGCGCCGCGGTGCCGACCGCGCTGGCGCGGCGGGAACTGCTGCTCAAGTCGGTGCGCGCGCTCGGTATCACCCAGGCACGCTGGATTGCCGACTACTACCGCCTGCGACCGCGCCTGCGCGACGCCGACCTGGACGATCTGGTGGAGGAGGGCGCGCTGCTGCGTGTCGAAGTGCGCGGATGGACGGCACCGGGTTACGTCCATCCCGATCTGGCGCCGCAACTGGAACGTGCTGCTTCCGGCCGCCTGCGCGCGACCCATGCCACGCTGCTTTCGCCGTTCGACCCGGTGGTCTGGGACCGCGAACGCGCCAGCGAATTCTTCGGCTTCGATTACACGCTGGAGTGCTACACGCCCGAGCCAAAGCGTCGCTACGGCTACTTCGTGCTGCCGATCCTGGTAGGCGGGCGCCTCGTCGGACGGCTCGACGCCAAGGCGCACCGGCGCGAGGGCGTGTTCGAGGTCAAGGCCCTGTACCTGGAAGAGGGAATCGTCGCCGACGAGGCGCTGGCGCAATCCGTGGCCCGCGCGATCGACGACTGCGCGCGCTGGCACGCGACGCCGCGGGTCACGCTGGGGCGCTGCCGCCCCGCGGCGTTCGCACGACCGCTGAAGACGCAGCTCGCCGCGATGCGCTGA
- the hutG gene encoding N-formylglutamate deformylase translates to MNDEIYTLHRGTAPLLVSLPHDGSHIPQALAERMTERARVAPDTDWHVSILYDFARELGASVIVPRHSRYVVDLNRPPDDTSLYPGQNTTGLCPAVQFTGEPVYLEGQAPSPAEIAQRVDTYWRPYHEALRGELDRTHGEHGRVVLWEGHSIRGSDLPFLFEGRLPDLNLGTSAGASCSPALQHRLESLLAAQDEYDFIVNGRFKGGYITRHYGEPARGIDAVQMEISQRNYMDEDSFAYDAGKAAHLRKLLTALLQATLKP, encoded by the coding sequence ATGAACGACGAAATCTACACCCTGCATCGTGGCACCGCGCCGTTGCTGGTCAGCCTGCCGCACGACGGCAGCCATATTCCGCAGGCGCTGGCCGAGCGCATGACCGAGCGCGCACGCGTGGCGCCGGACACCGACTGGCACGTGTCGATCCTCTACGACTTCGCCCGCGAGCTGGGCGCGTCGGTCATCGTGCCGCGGCATTCGCGCTACGTCGTCGACCTCAACCGCCCGCCCGACGACACCTCGCTGTACCCCGGCCAGAACACCACCGGCCTGTGCCCGGCCGTGCAGTTCACCGGCGAGCCGGTGTACCTGGAAGGCCAGGCGCCGTCGCCGGCGGAGATCGCACAGCGCGTGGACACCTACTGGCGTCCGTATCACGAGGCGCTGCGCGGCGAACTCGACCGCACCCACGGCGAGCACGGTCGCGTGGTGCTGTGGGAAGGGCACTCGATCCGCGGCAGCGACCTGCCGTTCCTGTTCGAAGGCCGGCTGCCCGATCTCAACCTCGGCACGTCCGCCGGCGCCAGCTGTTCGCCGGCGCTGCAGCACCGGCTCGAGTCGCTGCTGGCCGCGCAGGACGAGTACGACTTCATCGTCAACGGGCGCTTCAAGGGCGGTTACATCACCCGCCACTATGGCGAGCCGGCGCGCGGCATCGACGCGGTGCAGATGGAGATCAGCCAGCGCAACTACATGGACGAGGACAGCTTCGCCTACGACGCGGGCAAGGCCGCGCATCTGCGCAAGCTGCTGACGGCCCTGCTGCAGGCAACGCTGAAACCATGA
- the gorA gene encoding glutathione-disulfide reductase, whose protein sequence is MNTRPATSEFDLIVIGGGSGGLAGAFRAAEHGARVALLEPHLLGGTCVNVGCVPKKAMWLAAEVAAKMKLAPTLGFPVQPAALNWPEFIVHRERYIEGIHSSYRRRLDAAGIVLAPMRAHLVDSRTVECENGTRLRARHLLIATGGRPERPDIPGADLGVVSDDFFQWRAAPARVAVVGGGYIAVELAGVLQALGSRVEMYVRGSHLLRGFDHDVVEQLTEDYRQSGVRICFDQHLAAVEPDSGGVRLRSADGSASDRYDAVLFATGRRPNSERLGLEAVGVATDADGCIAVNERHETSVEGVYAVGDITANAQLTPVAIAAARRLMDRVYGGSQAVLDQRDIPTVVFSHPPFGQVGLTEADARAEHGSEAVHVYRAAFRPMLNALADVPQRSLFKLVCVGEDRRVVGIHLMGEAADEILQGFAVALKRGITLQDLRETVAIHPTSAEEVVLMR, encoded by the coding sequence ATGAACACCCGGCCAGCCACCAGCGAATTCGACCTCATCGTGATCGGGGGCGGATCCGGTGGCCTGGCAGGCGCCTTCCGCGCCGCCGAACACGGCGCGCGCGTGGCGCTGCTCGAGCCGCACCTGCTCGGCGGCACCTGCGTCAATGTCGGCTGCGTGCCGAAGAAGGCGATGTGGCTGGCCGCGGAGGTGGCGGCGAAGATGAAGCTCGCGCCGACGCTGGGCTTTCCGGTGCAACCGGCGGCGCTGAACTGGCCCGAGTTCATCGTCCACCGCGAGCGCTACATCGAAGGCATCCATTCCAGCTACCGGCGCCGCCTGGACGCGGCCGGCATCGTGCTCGCGCCGATGCGCGCGCACCTGGTCGATTCGCGCACGGTCGAATGCGAGAACGGGACGCGCCTGCGTGCCCGCCACCTGCTGATCGCCACCGGCGGGCGGCCGGAGCGACCGGACATCCCCGGCGCCGACCTGGGCGTCGTCTCCGACGATTTCTTCCAGTGGCGCGCCGCGCCCGCGCGCGTGGCCGTTGTCGGCGGCGGCTACATCGCGGTGGAGCTGGCCGGCGTGCTGCAGGCGCTGGGCAGCCGGGTCGAAATGTACGTGCGCGGTTCGCATCTGCTCAGGGGATTCGACCACGACGTGGTCGAGCAACTGACCGAGGATTATCGACAGTCCGGCGTTCGCATCTGCTTCGACCAGCACCTGGCCGCGGTGGAACCCGACAGCGGCGGTGTTCGCCTGCGCAGCGCCGACGGCAGCGCCAGCGATCGCTACGATGCAGTGCTGTTCGCCACCGGGCGCCGCCCCAACAGCGAGCGCCTGGGGCTGGAGGCCGTGGGTGTCGCCACCGATGCCGACGGCTGCATCGCGGTCAACGAGCGCCACGAGACGAGTGTCGAAGGCGTCTATGCCGTCGGCGACATCACCGCCAACGCGCAGCTGACGCCGGTCGCGATCGCCGCCGCGCGCCGCCTGATGGACCGCGTCTATGGCGGCAGCCAGGCCGTGCTCGACCAGCGCGACATCCCGACCGTGGTGTTCTCGCACCCGCCGTTCGGCCAGGTCGGTTTGACCGAGGCCGACGCCCGCGCCGAGCACGGCAGCGAGGCCGTGCATGTCTATCGCGCCGCGTTCCGGCCGATGTTGAATGCACTGGCCGACGTGCCGCAGCGCAGCCTGTTCAAGCTGGTCTGCGTCGGCGAGGATCGCCGCGTCGTCGGCATCCACCTGATGGGCGAGGCCGCCGACGAGATCCTGCAGGGCTTCGCGGTCGCCCTCAAGCGCGGCATCACCCTGCAGGACCTGCGCGAGACCGTGGCGATCCACCCGACCAGCGCCGAGGAAGTGGTGCTGATGCGCTGA
- a CDS encoding NAD(P)/FAD-dependent oxidoreductase has translation MEQREDVLIVGAGVIGLACALALLETGRSVRVIDAGRIGGGSSHGNCGTITPSHAPPLAAPGVVLKALRWMLTPDAPLYVPPRFDPRLWSWLLRFALRCNERDWRASAVAKSAILNDSRARLAQWVEQYSLACEFAPSGEDYIFRTQDYFEHTLEEVGLLRELGVAVDVVDGRAYEAMEPALKPGLAGAIRFNGDAVLRPDRYVAELARVVRERGGTIVEDCAFVGAVAEQGGVRVTTGQGQLLAGEVVMALGAWSTKLADAIGAPALKRTMQPGKGYSITYSSPALVPRRPLVLRERQVCVTAWGSGYRLGSTMEFSGFDDSLNPRRLAALERGAGEYLHEPVGAQKQEQWFGWRPMSCDDVPIIGQVPGRDHIWLATGHGMMGVSMSAATGQLVADLIAGRDPAIDPAPFRIERFE, from the coding sequence ATGGAACAACGCGAAGATGTCCTGATCGTCGGCGCCGGCGTGATCGGCCTGGCCTGCGCCCTTGCCCTCCTGGAAACCGGTCGAAGCGTGCGCGTGATCGATGCCGGCCGCATCGGCGGCGGCAGTTCGCACGGCAATTGCGGCACGATCACGCCCAGCCATGCGCCGCCGCTGGCCGCACCCGGCGTGGTGCTCAAGGCCTTGCGCTGGATGCTGACCCCGGATGCGCCGCTGTATGTGCCGCCGCGCTTCGACCCACGCCTGTGGTCCTGGCTGCTGCGCTTCGCCCTGCGCTGCAACGAGCGCGACTGGCGCGCCAGCGCCGTGGCCAAGTCGGCGATCCTCAACGACTCGCGCGCGCGACTGGCGCAATGGGTCGAGCAGTATTCGCTGGCCTGCGAGTTCGCGCCGTCCGGCGAGGACTACATCTTCCGCACCCAGGACTATTTCGAGCACACGCTCGAAGAGGTCGGCCTGCTGCGCGAGCTCGGCGTTGCCGTCGATGTCGTCGACGGCCGTGCCTACGAGGCCATGGAGCCGGCGCTCAAGCCCGGCCTGGCCGGCGCAATCCGCTTCAACGGCGATGCGGTGCTGCGCCCTGACCGCTACGTCGCCGAGCTGGCGCGCGTGGTCCGCGAGCGTGGCGGCACCATCGTCGAGGACTGCGCATTCGTCGGTGCCGTGGCCGAGCAGGGCGGTGTGCGCGTGACCACCGGCCAGGGCCAGCTGCTGGCGGGCGAGGTGGTCATGGCGCTGGGCGCCTGGTCGACGAAACTGGCCGATGCCATCGGCGCACCGGCACTGAAGCGGACCATGCAGCCAGGCAAGGGCTACTCGATCACCTATTCATCGCCGGCCCTGGTGCCCAGGCGCCCGCTGGTGCTGCGCGAACGCCAGGTCTGCGTGACCGCGTGGGGCAGCGGATACCGCCTCGGCAGTACCATGGAATTCAGCGGCTTTGACGACAGCCTCAATCCACGCCGGCTTGCCGCGCTGGAGCGCGGCGCCGGCGAATACCTGCACGAACCCGTCGGCGCGCAGAAGCAGGAGCAGTGGTTCGGCTGGCGCCCGATGAGCTGCGACGACGTCCCGATCATCGGCCAGGTGCCAGGGCGTGATCACATCTGGTTGGCGACCGGTCACGGCATGATGGGCGTCAGCATGAGCGCGGCGACCGGCCAACTGGTCGCCGACCTGATCGCCGGGCGTGATCCGGCGATCGATCCTGCGCCCTTCCGCATCGAGCGATTCGAATGA
- a CDS encoding DUF418 domain-containing protein — MTEAVALAPVEARQRLHTLDVLRGFALLGIALMNVEYFGRPLADVGSGVDPALRGVDYVLSWLIYVFVQGKFWILFSLLFGMGFALMATRTHAAGGGFSKLYVRRSLGLLVIGLVHALAIWAGDILVTYAIGALLLLLFRDASPQKQGRLGALLYGAPVLGLLLMSVVMLAMQAAGSSAGDDHAGSAHEAAEQAARAAEIAAYSTGSWWQATVVRAEYLLTHIPEMLVFECFALGIFLIGAWLLRSGAIADPAAHALLYRRLRRFALPAGLVLALLSAAVTVQLDWKDDSAHAMLAMAVMLAAGPLLSLGYLALLVGAVQTALGARVLGLLAPAGRMALSNYLLQSLVGTWLFYGYGLGLWGSVPRRWQVAGVVVGFALQVLLSRVWLAYFRHGPAEWLWRAWTYRHFPAMRAR, encoded by the coding sequence ATGACCGAGGCGGTTGCGCTGGCGCCGGTGGAAGCGCGCCAACGTCTGCACACGCTCGATGTCCTGCGCGGATTCGCGCTGCTGGGCATCGCGCTGATGAACGTCGAGTACTTCGGCCGTCCGCTGGCCGATGTCGGCAGCGGCGTCGATCCGGCACTGCGCGGAGTTGACTACGTCCTGTCGTGGCTGATCTACGTGTTCGTGCAGGGCAAGTTCTGGATCCTGTTCTCGCTGCTGTTCGGCATGGGCTTCGCGCTGATGGCCACGCGCACGCACGCGGCCGGCGGCGGCTTTTCGAAGCTGTACGTGCGTCGCAGCCTCGGCCTGCTGGTCATCGGGCTGGTGCACGCGCTGGCGATCTGGGCCGGCGACATTCTCGTCACCTACGCCATCGGAGCGCTGCTGTTGCTGCTGTTCCGCGATGCATCGCCACAGAAGCAGGGACGCCTGGGCGCGCTGCTGTACGGCGCGCCGGTGCTCGGCCTGCTGCTGATGTCTGTGGTCATGCTGGCCATGCAGGCGGCCGGGTCGAGCGCGGGCGACGACCATGCCGGTTCCGCGCACGAAGCCGCCGAGCAGGCTGCGCGTGCCGCCGAGATCGCCGCCTATTCCACCGGTTCGTGGTGGCAGGCGACCGTGGTCCGCGCGGAATACCTGCTGACCCACATCCCGGAAATGCTGGTGTTCGAGTGTTTCGCCCTCGGCATCTTCCTGATCGGTGCCTGGCTGCTTCGCAGCGGCGCGATCGCCGACCCGGCCGCGCACGCGCTGCTATACCGCCGCCTGCGTCGCTTCGCCCTTCCTGCCGGACTGGTGCTGGCACTGCTGAGCGCGGCGGTGACCGTGCAACTGGACTGGAAGGACGACAGCGCGCACGCGATGCTGGCGATGGCGGTGATGCTGGCCGCTGGTCCGCTGCTGAGCCTGGGCTACCTGGCGCTGCTCGTCGGCGCGGTGCAGACGGCCCTGGGCGCTCGCGTGCTAGGCCTGCTCGCACCCGCCGGACGGATGGCGCTCAGCAACTATCTGCTGCAATCGCTGGTCGGCACCTGGCTGTTCTATGGCTACGGGCTGGGGCTGTGGGGCAGTGTGCCGCGGCGCTGGCAGGTGGCTGGCGTGGTGGTGGGATTCGCGCTGCAGGTGCTGCTCAGCCGGGTCTGGCTGGCGTACTTCCGCCATGGCCCGGCGGAATGGCTCTGGCGGGCATGGACGTATCGGCACTTTCCAGCGATGCGCGCACGCTGA